From Ipomoea triloba cultivar NCNSP0323 chromosome 5, ASM357664v1, the proteins below share one genomic window:
- the LOC116021125 gene encoding uncharacterized protein LOC116021125 has translation MDQQGRYFTLPMPEGAFDDRQGKSDPMNTEKKSMRSKKDKLLIHPRNLGLNNGPADFTRRERNAILVNFKNEQMASQNAIKLENVALLSAENSLSDDACEGDVYENYQGCPSKFLLMCLNMIQNDLEHDEAMINERGTPFFALPWGFEFWKHYSNGKNILDTSHAHSTVEQIAWIASTASDTITRREEEGFSTTNHFLLYVVPTQHEAIKVCQVFRPLKACGIHTISLHSGTSIDHQIHGIRKCEPEFIISTPERLTELISLNAIDLSGVSLLVIDGPVYAGGSIDAIKTIRNLIPGSSQALIFGGCLNNLESVSEL, from the exons ATGGATCAACAGGGAAGGTATTTTACCTTACCTATGCCTGAGGGTGCATTTGATGACAGACAAGGGAAATCTGATCCCATGAACACAGAGAAAAAATCTATGAGGTCCAAGAAAGACAAGTTGCTTATTCACCCGAGAAATCTTGGCCTAAATAATGGACCTGCTGATTTTACTCGTCGAGAACGGAATGCCATTCTTGTGAATTTCAAGAATGAGCAAATGGCATCTCAGAATGCTATTAAACTAGAAAATGTAGCACTCTTGTCAGCTGAGAATAGTTTATCGGACGATGCTTGTGAAGGAGATGTTTATGAAAATTACCAAGGTTGTCCGTCAAAATTCCTGCTTATGTGCTTGAATATGATTCAGAATGATCTGGAGCACGATGAAGCCATGATTAATGAGAGGGGTACACCGTTCTTTGCTCTGCCGTGGGGATTTGAATTTTGGAAGCATTATTCAAATGGGAAAAATATTCTGGATACGAGTCATGCCCATTCTACAGTTGAGCAAATTGCTTGGATTGCATCAACTGCTTCAGATACTATAACAAGAAGGGAGGAAGAAGGATTTTCAACCACAAACCACTTCCTTTTGTACGTGGTTCCCACTCAACACGAGGCCATTAAG gtATGCCAAGTCTTCAGGCCTTTGAAAGCGTGTGGAATTCATACAATCAGTCTACATTCAGGCACTTCCATAGACCATCAAATTCACGG CATAAGGAAGTGTGAACCAGAGTTTATCATCTCCACCCCTGAGAGGCTTACAGAGCTCATCTCACTTAATGCCATTGACTTATCTGGGGTTTCTTTGCTG GTTATTGATGGACCTGTTTATGCAGGTGGCAGTATTGATGCTATTAAAACTATTAGGAATTTGATTCCTGGTAGTTCACAGGCTCTGATTTTTGGTGGTTGCTTGAATAATCTTGAGTCTGTTTCTGAACTATAG